GTGGCGGGCACGTCAGTCCCTTCCTCGGAGTGAGAGGCCGCGCTCGTCCAGCTTCACCAGGACCTCGTCCAGGGACTTCTGGCCGAAGTTGGTGATGGCGAGCAGGTCGTCCTCGGTCTTCTGGAGCAGCTCCCCGATGCTGTTGACCTGGGCCCGCTTGAGGCAGTTGCGGGGCCGCTCGGACAGTTCGAGGTCTTCGATGGGGAGCTCGAGGTCGGGCGACCCGGCACTGGCGGTGGCGACATCGCCGAGCTCGAGCCCCTGGGGCTCGTCGCTCATGTCGGCGACCAGGGCGACCAGCGAGCGGAGGGTGTCGCCGGCCGAGGCCAGTGCCTCCTGCGGGGTGATCGAACCGTCGGTCTCGATGTCGAGGATCAGCCGGTCGAAGTCGGTCGACTGCTCGACGCGGGTGGGCTCGATCTCGAAGGTCGAACGCCGTACCGGCGAG
The Acidimicrobiales bacterium DNA segment above includes these coding regions:
- a CDS encoding DNA-directed RNA polymerase subunit alpha C-terminal domain-containing protein, whose translation is SPVRRSTFEIEPTRVEQSTDFDRLILDIETDGSITPQEALASAGDTLRSLVALVADMSDEPQGLELGDVATASAGSPDLELPIEDLELSERPRNCLKRAQVNSIGELLQKTEDDLLAITNFGQKSLDEVLVKLDERGLSLRGRD